The Longimicrobium sp. genome contains a region encoding:
- a CDS encoding aminopeptidase P N-terminal domain-containing protein — MTAGFDAETYRRRRERFLEGIGGGVAILVALPELVKSRDTSVRYRPDSDLFYLTGFAEPGAVAVLTPHDAEHRLTLFVRERNPEREAWDGPRAGPEGAREHFAATAAYPMKELDERLKALVEPADGIVYALGSDAEMDGRVTGLLRGFRRTRPRTGKGPAEVRDPAVVLDRMRMIKEPAELERIRAAAEIAARAHATAMRGARPGIGEWELEAIVESTFRAAGPTAETAFPSIVGSGTNATVLHYHDNSRRTEDGDLVLIDAGAALGLYCSDITRTFPVNGRFTPAQREVYEIVLAAEEAAIAAIRPGAPFSAIHQAALGVLVQGMIDLGLMTGTAEEVIEAKGHQRFFMHQTSHFLGLDVHDVGAYAKPDGSPVALEPGMVLTVEPGLYIPAADDVPERLRGVGVRIEDDVIVTDEGHEVITRGVPVYPNQIEALVGQAIAPPDPSEGSP, encoded by the coding sequence GTGACGGCCGGTTTCGACGCGGAGACGTACCGCCGCCGGAGGGAGCGCTTCCTGGAGGGGATCGGCGGCGGGGTGGCGATCCTGGTGGCGCTCCCGGAGCTGGTGAAGTCGCGCGACACCTCCGTCCGCTACCGGCCGGACAGCGACCTCTTCTACCTCACGGGCTTCGCGGAGCCGGGCGCCGTCGCCGTGCTGACGCCGCACGACGCCGAGCACCGGCTGACGCTCTTCGTGCGCGAGCGCAATCCCGAGCGCGAGGCGTGGGATGGCCCCCGCGCCGGTCCCGAGGGCGCACGCGAGCACTTCGCCGCCACCGCCGCGTACCCGATGAAAGAGCTGGACGAGCGGCTCAAGGCGCTGGTGGAGCCCGCGGACGGCATCGTCTACGCGCTCGGCTCGGACGCGGAGATGGACGGACGCGTGACGGGCCTGCTCCGCGGCTTCCGGCGCACCCGCCCGCGCACCGGCAAGGGCCCCGCCGAGGTGCGCGACCCCGCCGTCGTGCTGGACCGGATGCGGATGATCAAGGAGCCCGCCGAGCTGGAGCGGATTCGTGCCGCGGCCGAGATCGCGGCGCGCGCGCACGCCACAGCCATGCGCGGCGCCCGTCCGGGGATCGGCGAATGGGAGCTGGAGGCGATCGTCGAGTCCACGTTTCGCGCGGCCGGGCCGACGGCCGAAACCGCCTTCCCCAGCATCGTGGGGAGCGGGACCAACGCCACCGTCCTGCACTACCACGACAACTCCCGCCGCACCGAGGACGGCGACCTGGTGCTGATCGACGCGGGGGCCGCGCTGGGGCTCTACTGCTCGGACATCACGCGCACCTTCCCCGTCAACGGCCGCTTCACGCCCGCGCAGCGCGAGGTGTACGAAATCGTGCTGGCGGCGGAGGAGGCGGCCATCGCGGCGATCCGGCCCGGCGCGCCGTTCTCCGCCATCCACCAGGCGGCGCTCGGGGTGCTGGTGCAGGGGATGATCGATCTGGGGCTGATGACGGGCACGGCGGAGGAGGTGATCGAGGCCAAGGGGCACCAGCGCTTCTTCATGCACCAGACCTCGCACTTCCTGGGGCTGGACGTGCACGACGTGGGCGCCTACGCCAAACCGGACGGCTCGCCCGTCGCTCTGGAGCCGGGGATGGTGCTCACCGTGGAGCCCGGCCTCTACATCCCCGCCGCCGACGACGTGCCGGAGCGGCTGCGCGGGGTCGGCGTGCGCATCGAGGACGACGTGATCGTCACGGACGAGGGCCACGAGGTCATCACCCGCGGCGTCCCCGTGTATCCGAATCAGATCGAGGCGCTGGTCGGGCAGGCCATAGCGCCTCCCGACCCGTCGGAGGGATCCCCATGA
- the ccsA gene encoding cytochrome c biogenesis protein CcsA codes for MNPTSSFDPAASATVRRWGTILIALGGAGVVGALWMVFFYAPTEREMGVIQRIYYIHIPTAWLGEFGYGLLALCSLGYLLLRDERLDAMAVAAAETGFLFLTATLVAGPLWAKIAWGAWWVWDARLSFTLILWLLWIGYFMLRDATANPDTGKRLAAITALIGAVDLPLIHMSVYWFRTQHPKPVMMNPEGPTADPEITRTILACVLAFTLFYFGLLLYRYEYERLKRHIELLEHPRRAGERHRSSPAGGGR; via the coding sequence ATGAACCCGACCTCATCGTTCGATCCCGCCGCGAGCGCGACCGTTCGCCGGTGGGGAACCATCCTCATTGCTCTCGGTGGCGCGGGCGTCGTCGGAGCGCTTTGGATGGTCTTCTTCTATGCTCCCACCGAGCGTGAGATGGGGGTCATTCAGCGGATCTACTACATCCACATTCCCACCGCGTGGCTGGGCGAGTTCGGATACGGTCTGCTCGCTCTCTGCTCGCTGGGCTATCTGCTGCTTCGCGACGAGCGGCTGGACGCGATGGCGGTGGCCGCGGCGGAGACGGGATTCCTCTTCCTGACGGCGACACTCGTGGCCGGCCCGCTCTGGGCGAAGATCGCGTGGGGCGCATGGTGGGTGTGGGACGCGCGCCTGTCTTTCACCCTGATCCTCTGGCTGCTCTGGATCGGGTACTTCATGCTGCGCGACGCCACCGCGAATCCCGACACCGGGAAGCGGCTCGCCGCCATCACGGCGCTGATCGGCGCGGTCGATCTTCCGCTGATCCACATGAGCGTCTACTGGTTCCGGACGCAGCATCCCAAGCCGGTGATGATGAACCCGGAAGGCCCCACCGCCGATCCGGAGATCACCCGCACGATCCTGGCGTGCGTGCTGGCCTTCACCCTCTTCTACTTCGGGCTGTTGCTCTACCGCTACGAGTACGAGCGGCTGAAGCGGCACATCGAGCTCCTCGAGCACCCCCGTCGTGCCGGAGAGCGGCATCGCTCCTCTCCCGCGGGAGGCGGCCGATGA
- a CDS encoding NifU N-terminal domain-containing protein yields MAKAKVKFEETPNPNAGKFTVGRTLVEGRSGLTFDTAGEAKDNAIAARLMAEPGVASIFIVADFVTVTKDDEATWANLAPRVQAALRETL; encoded by the coding sequence ATGGCGAAGGCAAAGGTGAAGTTCGAGGAGACGCCCAATCCCAACGCGGGCAAGTTCACGGTGGGCCGCACCCTGGTGGAGGGGCGCAGCGGCCTCACCTTCGATACGGCCGGGGAGGCAAAGGACAACGCGATCGCGGCGCGGCTGATGGCGGAACCAGGGGTGGCCTCCATCTTCATCGTGGCCGACTTCGTCACCGTCACCAAGGACGACGAGGCGACGTGGGCGAATCTGGCGCCGCGGGTGCAGGCCGCGTTGCGCGAGACGCTGTGA